A portion of the Pseudoalteromonas luteoviolacea genome contains these proteins:
- a CDS encoding PLP-dependent decarboxylase, whose amino-acid sequence MSTLSTPVKNAITSLTQSQHEPFYLYDLDALSGHLKLLTEQSVVKLWYAVKANPLSSVIQTLDKAGFNFDVASSGELQQVLAQGIDAKRVLNTGPAKSKHQIETFLTQGVNTFVAESLNQVAWLQDAAQRHNTALRILLRVQLRWPDNEKNPLGGDSLTPFGLGAQEWGALTVSDYPNLDFVGLHIFQWGNMLEAEKLASLWQQMVDPLMTLAQQLKIDLRVLDLGGGLGIPYADGQPHIDWPTILRSLEHIKAQTNIDELWMELGRYAVGECGYYVNPVVEQKQNYGSNQLILAGGINHILRPAVTSQAFPATLLRESTSATIPYTLHGPLCTALDHLGEHSLPCDINEYDWVVFGQCGAYGFTESMPYFLCHTLPSEYIYQSGQVRCIRPPLTPENYLR is encoded by the coding sequence ATGTCCACCTTGAGTACGCCAGTCAAAAATGCCATTACATCGCTGACACAAAGCCAGCATGAGCCATTTTATCTTTACGATTTAGATGCATTGAGCGGCCATTTAAAGCTTTTAACGGAGCAATCCGTTGTAAAACTTTGGTATGCAGTCAAAGCAAACCCATTATCCAGCGTCATTCAAACGTTAGATAAAGCGGGTTTCAACTTTGATGTGGCCAGCAGCGGCGAGCTACAGCAAGTGCTGGCGCAAGGCATTGATGCAAAGCGCGTACTCAATACTGGACCTGCAAAGTCTAAACACCAAATTGAGACTTTTTTAACCCAAGGCGTAAATACCTTTGTTGCGGAAAGTCTTAATCAAGTCGCTTGGCTGCAAGACGCAGCCCAGCGACACAATACGGCACTGCGTATCTTATTACGTGTTCAGTTACGTTGGCCTGACAATGAAAAAAACCCACTTGGCGGAGATAGCCTAACGCCATTTGGCTTAGGTGCACAAGAATGGGGGGCACTCACAGTGAGTGACTACCCGAACCTAGATTTTGTCGGTTTACACATTTTCCAATGGGGCAATATGCTTGAAGCTGAAAAACTTGCTTCACTTTGGCAGCAAATGGTTGACCCATTAATGACACTTGCACAGCAGCTCAAGATAGATCTGCGTGTATTGGATTTAGGAGGCGGGTTAGGCATTCCATACGCTGACGGGCAGCCTCATATTGATTGGCCGACAATTTTACGCAGTTTAGAGCACATAAAAGCACAAACAAATATTGATGAACTTTGGATGGAGTTAGGCCGCTACGCCGTCGGAGAGTGCGGCTATTATGTGAACCCAGTTGTCGAACAAAAGCAGAACTATGGTAGCAACCAGCTCATTTTAGCAGGCGGTATCAATCATATACTTCGCCCAGCTGTCACTTCTCAAGCTTTTCCAGCGACCCTATTGCGCGAAAGTACAAGTGCTACAATCCCCTATACCTTGCATGGCCCACTATGTACCGCACTGGATCACTTAGGTGAGCACAGCTTACCCTGCGATATTAATGAGTATGACTGGGTTGTCTTTGGTCAATGCGGCGCATATGGATTTACAGAAAGTATGCCTTACTTTTTATGCCATACCCTCCCGAGTGAATATATTTATCAATCCGGCCAAGTTCGTTGTATCAGACCGCCATTAACACCAGAGAACTACTTGAGGTAA
- a CDS encoding 2,3,4,5-tetrahydropyridine-2,6-dicarboxylate N-succinyltransferase, with translation MSWLTLLNNLENGTVRAATQDEQGNWHANVEVKEGILEAFRNGTNTEYPGGFVDKDNLAPQGFAAEAGVRMVPGGSSVRRGAYVAPGTIIMPPAYVNIGAYVDEGTMVDSHALVGSCAQIGKNVHLSAAVQVGGVLEPVGASPVVVEDDAFIGAGCVLVEGVVVKKGAVLAPGVRLSASVPVYDCVNERTLDKGEAIPENAIVIPGSRPAKGEWAQQQGLSLSCALIVKYRDEQSDASLELEEVLR, from the coding sequence ATGAGCTGGTTAACCCTATTAAACAATCTAGAAAATGGCACTGTTCGCGCAGCAACGCAGGATGAACAAGGCAACTGGCATGCCAATGTCGAGGTCAAAGAAGGTATCTTAGAAGCATTTAGAAATGGCACTAACACCGAGTACCCTGGTGGCTTCGTTGATAAAGACAACTTAGCACCACAGGGCTTTGCCGCAGAAGCAGGTGTACGTATGGTACCCGGTGGCAGCAGTGTTCGCCGTGGCGCATACGTAGCACCTGGCACCATTATCATGCCACCTGCATATGTAAATATCGGCGCTTACGTAGACGAAGGTACCATGGTTGACAGTCATGCTCTGGTTGGTTCATGTGCCCAGATTGGTAAAAACGTACACCTTAGTGCCGCTGTGCAAGTAGGTGGCGTATTAGAGCCAGTCGGTGCCAGCCCAGTGGTTGTAGAAGATGATGCATTCATTGGCGCAGGCTGCGTGCTTGTTGAAGGTGTTGTTGTCAAAAAAGGCGCTGTACTTGCTCCTGGTGTTCGTCTATCTGCCAGCGTTCCTGTCTATGATTGTGTCAATGAACGTACTTTAGACAAAGGTGAGGCAATCCCTGAAAATGCCATCGTGATCCCAGGTTCGCGCCCAGCTAAAGGTGAATGGGCTCAACAGCAAGGACTTAGCTTATCTTGTGCTTTGATCGTAAAATATCGCGACGAACAGAGTGACGCATCCCTTGAGCTTGAAGAGGTGCTTCGCTAA
- the dapA gene encoding 4-hydroxy-tetrahydrodipicolinate synthase, giving the protein MKSKYNLSDYPLWTALVTPFDDNNHVDFATLAQLVRAQQAAGNGILLLGSTGEGLALSQQEQRDIVRFVCELSPTVPLMVAIGGYDLALQLDWVEFCNSQPIDAFLVGSPLYAKPGNVGLTHWFKTLLDASQHPCMLYNVPGRSAVAISPNVIENLSSHPNLWALKEASGDIATFESFRKASPELAIYSGDDGLMPYFAQAGAAGLVSVAANAWPQQTAEFVQRSLAGTFPNLFTTWTDAVNSLFSVANPIPVKVLMHLQGQLETPRLRPPLTHLELSDTTFIKTANSTILSWS; this is encoded by the coding sequence ATGAAATCTAAATACAACTTATCTGACTACCCGTTATGGACAGCGCTTGTTACGCCGTTCGACGATAATAATCATGTTGATTTTGCCACTTTGGCGCAACTCGTGCGCGCGCAGCAAGCAGCTGGCAATGGCATACTTTTACTTGGGAGCACAGGCGAAGGCCTTGCCTTATCTCAGCAAGAGCAGCGTGATATCGTACGATTTGTCTGTGAGCTATCACCGACGGTGCCTTTAATGGTTGCCATTGGCGGCTATGATCTTGCACTACAACTAGATTGGGTTGAGTTTTGTAATTCTCAGCCAATTGACGCATTTTTAGTTGGTTCTCCATTGTATGCAAAGCCCGGAAACGTTGGTCTTACACATTGGTTCAAGACACTCTTGGATGCCAGTCAGCACCCATGCATGCTCTACAACGTACCAGGACGAAGTGCTGTCGCGATTAGCCCAAATGTCATTGAAAACTTGTCTTCACATCCAAACCTATGGGCACTTAAAGAGGCAAGTGGAGATATCGCAACGTTTGAATCTTTCCGTAAGGCGTCTCCAGAGCTTGCTATATATAGCGGCGATGATGGGCTGATGCCTTACTTTGCACAAGCAGGCGCCGCAGGTCTGGTGTCTGTTGCAGCTAACGCGTGGCCGCAGCAAACCGCGGAATTTGTCCAGCGCTCATTAGCAGGTACTTTCCCTAATTTATTTACCACGTGGACAGACGCAGTAAATAGCTTATTTAGTGTTGCTAATCCAATCCCAGTCAAAGTCCTAATGCATTTACAAGGTCAACTGGAAACACCGCGTCTGCGCCCACCACTGACACACTTAGAACTCAGTGACACCACATTTATTAAAACCGCAAATTCAACAATTTTATCTTGGAGTTAA